TTTTTAAACTTTGGACCGGGGTAAAAAAGAAAGAGAGGGTTTTTAGAAGATATGTTTGAATTTCTTAAAAAGAAAAAAATGTACATTGATAAAAGTAAAATGCCAGCACACATTGCAATTATTATGGACGGAAATGGCAGATGGGCGAGAAAAAGAGGACTGCCACGCTCAGCCGGGCACAGGTTTGGTGCACAAAAATTAAAAGAGATTGTATTGTTTGCCGATGAAATTGGCTTAAAGTATCTAACAGTATATGCTTTTTCGACAGAAAACTGGAAGAGACCTAAAGATGAAGTAGAAAATCTTATGAATCTTCTTCGAGAGTTTTTTGACACAGAGATAGAAAATCTCATCAATAAAACACAGATAAAAATTAGAGTTATAGGTGATATTTCAAAGCTTGACAGGGATATTCAAAATAGAATTTTAAGTGCTGAGGAAAGGACAAAGGACAAAACTGGACTTTGTGTTGTTATAGCACTCAATTACGGTGGCAGAAATGAAATCATAAATGCGGTAAAAAATTTGGCTATGGATATCAAGAGTGGTAAAATTGATATCAAAGATATTGATGAAAACCTTTTTAGAAATTATCTTTACACAAAAGATATTCCTGACCCTGATCTTTTGATTCGTCCAAGCGGGGAGATGAGGGTGTCTAATTTTCTTTTGTGGCAGATATCTTATACTGAATTCTGGTTTTCAAATGTCCTGTGGCCAGATTTTAAAAAAGAGCATCTTTTAAAAGCTATTGAGGATTATCAAAAAAGAGAAAGAAGGTTTGGCGGTGTGAAATAGATTTTTGGAGGCATGATTGATGAAACAAAGAATAATTACAGCTATCTGGGGAATAGGTTTGGTTGCTGCAGCTAATTTTCTGGGTGGGATTGTTCTTAAACTTTTCGGAATTGCTGTTGCAATAATTGCTATATATGAGTTTTTGGGGATTTATAAAGTAGAAAAGTACATGATTTATACAACCTGTGCTTTTGCTGTTATTTTTTTTATTGCCCGGTTTGACTTTTTAATAAAACTCTTTATTATTTTCATCGCCCTGTTTTTATTTTCGTTTATAAAGAGCTTCAAAAACGAGATTGCAGCAAAAAGCATAGTCTATTCGATTTTTGCTTTTATATACATTGTTCTGCCTATTTTCTTTTTGGTTTCTCTTTATGAACTCGAAGATGGGCAAAAGCTCATTTGGCTTCCATATCTTGTGTGCTGGGCGAATGACACCTTTGCGTACTTTGTTGGCATAACCTTTGGAAGACGGAGAATATGGAGCAATGTAAGTCCTAAAAAGAGTTTGGAAGGATTTTTAGGTGGTATAACCGGTGGTGTGATTGCTGTTTGGTTTTACTTTTTCATCTTGAATCACAGAAGTTTCAATTTTGATGTCTTTCTTACTGGAATAATTGCAGGTGCAGGTCTTTCGATTGTTGCCCACACAGGCGATTTATTTGCTTCTATGTTGAAAAGAGAGCAAAACAAAAAAGATTTTGGATTTATTTTACCGGGTCATGGCGGTGTTCTGGACAGATTTGACAGTCTTATAATGGTTGTACCGGTAATATACCTTCTTGCAAGAATAGGAATACTTTGATTTTAACCTGTTTCAAAGGAGAGTAAAGATCATGACAAAAAGGATTTGCATCTTAGGGTCAACTGGATCAATTGGCAGTCAGACCATTGAAGTTGCAAAAATGCTGGGAATAGAAGTGGTT
The Caldicellulosiruptor morganii DNA segment above includes these coding regions:
- a CDS encoding isoprenyl transferase, which gives rise to MFEFLKKKKMYIDKSKMPAHIAIIMDGNGRWARKRGLPRSAGHRFGAQKLKEIVLFADEIGLKYLTVYAFSTENWKRPKDEVENLMNLLREFFDTEIENLINKTQIKIRVIGDISKLDRDIQNRILSAEERTKDKTGLCVVIALNYGGRNEIINAVKNLAMDIKSGKIDIKDIDENLFRNYLYTKDIPDPDLLIRPSGEMRVSNFLLWQISYTEFWFSNVLWPDFKKEHLLKAIEDYQKRERRFGGVK
- a CDS encoding phosphatidate cytidylyltransferase, with translation MKQRIITAIWGIGLVAAANFLGGIVLKLFGIAVAIIAIYEFLGIYKVEKYMIYTTCAFAVIFFIARFDFLIKLFIIFIALFLFSFIKSFKNEIAAKSIVYSIFAFIYIVLPIFFLVSLYELEDGQKLIWLPYLVCWANDTFAYFVGITFGRRRIWSNVSPKKSLEGFLGGITGGVIAVWFYFFILNHRSFNFDVFLTGIIAGAGLSIVAHTGDLFASMLKREQNKKDFGFILPGHGGVLDRFDSLIMVVPVIYLLARIGIL